In Micromonospora sp. WMMA1363, a genomic segment contains:
- the lpdA gene encoding dihydrolipoyl dehydrogenase yields the protein MSEPNDATFDIVILGGGSGGYAAALRAAQLGLTVALVEKSKLGGTCLHNGCIPTKALLHAAEIADQTRESEQFGVKAELVGIDMPAVNSYKDGVIARLYKGLQGMLKSNKAITVVEGHGRLVAPNTVEVNGKRYTGRNIVLASGSYAKSLPGLEIDGERVITSDHALVLDRVPASAIVLGGGVIGVEFASVWKSFGVDVTIIEALPRLVAAEDEESSKALERAFRKRKINFRVGKPFEKVEKTDNGVKVTIAGGATVEAELLLVAVGRGPNTADLGYEEQGVRMDRGYVLTDERLRTSVPNVYAVGDIVPGLQLAHRGFQQGIFVAEEIAGQNPAVIDEAGIPRVTYSDPELASVGLTEAKAKERYGADKVKSYNYNLGGNGKSQILKTAGFVKLVRVEDGPVVGVHMVGARVGELVGEAQLIYNWEAYPAEVAQLVHAHPTQTEALGEAHLALAGKPLHAHA from the coding sequence GTGAGCGAGCCGAACGACGCAACCTTCGACATCGTCATCCTCGGAGGTGGTAGCGGCGGCTACGCGGCGGCGCTGCGTGCCGCCCAGCTGGGTTTGACCGTCGCACTGGTCGAGAAAAGCAAGCTCGGCGGCACCTGCCTGCACAACGGCTGCATCCCGACCAAGGCGCTGCTGCACGCGGCCGAGATCGCCGACCAGACCCGCGAGTCGGAGCAGTTCGGCGTCAAGGCCGAGCTGGTCGGCATCGACATGCCGGCGGTCAACTCGTACAAGGACGGCGTGATCGCCCGCCTGTACAAGGGCCTGCAGGGGATGCTGAAGAGCAACAAGGCGATCACCGTCGTCGAGGGCCACGGCAGGCTGGTCGCCCCGAACACCGTCGAGGTGAACGGCAAACGCTACACCGGCCGCAACATCGTCCTGGCCTCCGGCTCGTACGCCAAGAGCCTGCCCGGCCTGGAGATCGACGGCGAGCGGGTCATCACCAGCGACCACGCGCTGGTCCTGGACCGCGTCCCGGCATCGGCGATCGTGCTGGGCGGCGGCGTGATCGGCGTCGAGTTCGCGAGCGTGTGGAAGTCCTTCGGGGTGGACGTCACGATCATCGAGGCGCTGCCCCGGCTGGTCGCCGCCGAGGACGAGGAGTCGTCGAAGGCGCTGGAGCGGGCCTTCCGCAAGCGGAAGATCAACTTTAGGGTCGGCAAACCGTTCGAGAAGGTCGAGAAGACCGACAACGGCGTCAAGGTCACCATCGCCGGCGGTGCGACCGTCGAGGCCGAGCTACTGCTGGTCGCCGTCGGCCGCGGCCCCAACACCGCCGACCTCGGATACGAGGAACAGGGCGTGCGGATGGACCGCGGCTACGTACTGACCGACGAGCGGCTGCGCACCAGCGTGCCCAACGTCTACGCGGTCGGCGACATCGTGCCCGGCCTGCAGCTCGCCCACCGCGGCTTCCAGCAGGGCATCTTCGTCGCCGAGGAGATCGCCGGACAGAACCCGGCCGTGATCGACGAGGCCGGCATCCCCCGGGTCACCTACTCGGACCCGGAGTTGGCGTCGGTCGGCCTGACCGAGGCGAAGGCCAAGGAGCGGTACGGCGCCGACAAGGTCAAGAGCTACAACTACAACCTGGGCGGCAACGGCAAGAGCCAGATCCTCAAGACCGCCGGCTTCGTCAAGCTGGTGCGCGTCGAGGACGGACCGGTCGTCGGCGTACACATGGTCGGCGCCCGGGTCGGTGAGCTGGTCGGCGAGGCCCAGCTCATCTACAACTGGGAGGCCTACCCGGCCGAGGTGGCGCAGCTCGTGCACGCCCACCCGACGCAGACCGAGGCCCTGGGCGAGGCGCACCTGGCCCTCGCCGGCAAGCCGCTACACGCGCACGCCTGA